One genomic window of Hydra vulgaris chromosome 03, alternate assembly HydraT2T_AEP includes the following:
- the LOC136077835 gene encoding uncharacterized protein LOC136077835, producing the protein MAKRGQINLEKRIEIWTLHNLGFSNLEIGDTSARDIFKLVLGELKEVWEKAGVPVRSDNSCLSLLTKLFVEMVKIKQIDHASRDVKAGKEKIVTFCNELEKLCDISAVNAYEQLLVSCRPKWKEDWAFYEDQKSSRKYHMTGSIDLGVSKFLELREDRLSIDFRRSSTEDQKSSAFDVSEIVESADEEDQKDTEFTPLPLKKRKVPLTNSLEISSKKLSKVTASVADRCCLSVRQQLLFQSTIICKSGGKLNEISMSVSTVHRQSQNARKNIVLSIKADWEINKPKKAILHWDSKLFHLEIAHNEERVAVLISGSLNGPKLIGVPLIKDSTGKTQCDEVVKLAQDWNILENIVGICFDTTASNTGNKKGAATLIEIELKRPLLWLACRHHHNELHIKHAFTALRGGSKSPDEPIFQRFRAEFSRIDIDYSNLNFFKWPTDIKSEIFNQASLVLKWAYQCLEEKIFLQEDYLELIELTIIYLGGKLSMERIFKIHKPGAIHNARFMSHSIYILKMELLSNKFIMSNNEQIMIHRMAKFISLFYSMQFLRSRISVFAPVDDFKFFFAMNWYQEEDSDIATAVISSINRHLWYLTEELVILSLFNEKLSEFTRTIMAKKLFSTPRPKTFLIGKPKFPTLSSSTVIYFLIGPRSWLLFDLLGLINNQEWLQMNPQEWKFFQDYRTADDFVKQLEVTNDCAERGIKLIGDFRESAQNEEQRQFILQVFEQHRKQNPSDSKSKLINTL; encoded by the exons atggcAAAAAGAGGGCagataaatttagaaaaacgtATAGAAATTTGGACCCTTCATAATTTAGGCTTTTCTAATCTAGAAATTG gcGACACTTCTGCAagagatatttttaaacttgttcttGGTGAGCTTAAGGAAGTTTGGGAAAAAGCTGGAGTACCAGTTCGTTCAGATAACTCTTGTCTTTCATTGCTTACCAAATTGTTTGTGGAAATggtgaaaataaaacaaattgatcACGCAAGTCGAGATGTTAAAgctggaaaagaaaaaattgtcacATTTTGTAATGAACTTGAGAAACTTTGCGACATTTCAGCAGTAAATGCGTATGAACAGTTATTAGTATCATGTAGACCAAAATGGAAAGAAGATTGGGCATTTTATGAAGATCAAAAGAGTAGCAGAAAGTATCATATGACAGGTAGCATCGATCTAggtgtttcaaaatttttagaacTTCGAGAAGATAGACTAAGCATAGATTTTCGGAGAAGTTCAACCGAAGATCAAAAATCGAGTGCCTTTGATGTCAGTGAAATAGTTGAAAGTGCTGACGAAGAAGATCAAAAAGATACAGAGTTTACTCCTTTACCACTAAAGAAAAGAAAGGTGCCTTTAACAAATTCACTAGAGATATCATCAAAGAAGCTCTCAAAAGTAACGGCATCTGTGGCTGATCGATGTTGTTTATCAGTTCGCCAACAACTTCTATTTCAATCCACTATCATCTGCAAAAGCGGAGGCAAACTTAATGAAATTTCTATGTCAGTATCAACTGTGCATCGTCAAAGCCAAAATGCGCGAAAGAATATTGTTCTGTCaattaaagctgactgggagaTAAACAAACCTAAAAAGGCCATTTTGCACTGGGATTCGAAGCTTTTTCATTTAGAGATAGCTCATAATGAAGAACGTGTAGCAGTTCTTATTAGCGGATCTCTTAACGg GCCGAAACTTATTGGTGTACCTTTGATTAAAGATTCGACAGGTAAAACTCAATGTGACGAGGTCGTGAAACTTGCGCAAGATTGGAACATTTTGGAAAACATTGTTGGTATATGCTTTGATACAACAGCAAGCAACACAGGTAATAAAAAAGGAGCAGCAACTTTAATTGAAATTGAGTTAAAGAGACCTCTTCTATGGCTCGCATGTCGCCATCATCATAATGAGCTACACATTAAGCATGCATTTACCGCATTAAGAGGAGGTAGCAAAAGTCCAGATGAACCTATTTTTCAACGTTTCCGAGCCGAATTTTCTAGAATTGATATTGATTACTCaaacctgaatttttttaaatggcctACTGATATTAAAtcagaaatatttaatcaaGCAAGTTTAGTTCTGAAATGGGCTTACCAATGCCTCGAAGAGAAAATATTTCTGCAAGAAGATTATCTTGAGTTAATTGAATTAACTATTATCTACCTTGGGGGGAAACTATCAATGGAAAGAATATTCAAAATTCACAAACCAGGTGCAATTCACAATGCCAGATTTATGTCACAttccatatatattttaaaaatggaactcttatctaataaatttattatgtccAATAATGAGCAAATTATGATCCACCGCATGGCTAAGtttattagtcttttttattcGATGCAATTTCTCCGCTCGAGGATTTCCGTATTTGCTCCAGTTgatgacttcaaatttttttttgcaatgaaCTGGTATCAAGAAGAAGATTCAGATATCGCAACCGCTGTGATTTCGTCGATTAACCGTCACCTTTGGTATTTAACAGAAGAGCTTGTTATTCtatctttatttaatgaaaaattgtcAGAATTTACCAGAACAATAATggcaaagaaacttttttctacCCCAAgaccaaaaacatttttaattggGAAACCAAAATTTCCGACTTTAAGTTCTTCAAccgttatttattttttaattggacCACGGTCGTGGcttctttttgatttattagGACTAATAAACAACCAGGAATGGCTCCAGATGAATCCACAAGAGTGGAAATTCTTCCAAGATTATCGAACTGCAGAcgattttgttaaacaattagAGGTAACAAATGATTGCGCCGAAAGAGGAATAAAACTTATTGGTGATTTCCGCGAGTCTGCACAAAATGAAGAACAACGACAATTTATTTTGCAAGTTTTCGAACAACACAGAAAGCAAAATCCATCCGATTCGAAATCAAAACTAATTAATACTTTATAG